TGGGGAGCTTtgaggaggagcgggcggcggcttgggccggcgccggcgcgacgccacccgccgccgaggtcgtccgcggcggcatgaagaggccgcgcgcgaggccgatggtcggaggagctccgcggaggcgaggccaacgccacccgggctagggtttgcggcggcggcagggggggtcgcggctataggacggggtgagcggggtgccggcgcGTGCGTCCATGGGGTGCGGGTCGCCGGAGCCGGTGCGCGCGGGGCGTTGGAGGCGGAGAAGACAGCGTAcagcgcgagcgctcgagtgtgccgcgcgcggaagcgggcgccgCAAATGGACCGCGCGAGATAGCGATTCCTGCCGCGCGCCCAACTCCTTATATACCGCGCGCGgttattgcgcgcccgctggagccacccgccgggttgcgcgcgcgctaaactGGGTATATTTACGGCGCGGCGCCTGTTTAGCGCGCATGTTGGAGATACTTTTAGTgtgaaaaacgtcttacattatgagacggagatTATATTATTATAATTTCTGGTGATTATTTGGGTATCAATCTGAGTCGCCCGCCGTTGTGTTTACCGTTTTTATTTTAGCAAACCAACAGGTCCAAGGATGGATAGTCAAAGCAGCAACGAGCTTTACTTTTCAATTTCAAAACAACGAATAGAAGAACTGTAGAACCACGTGAGTGAGAAATGTCTCAGTCAACAGTCaactcttcttttcttttctttgggaaaAAAATACTAAGCCTTTGTTTCGTCCGGTCATGACAGAGGGCGTTATTAAACAAGGCGACTGCGCTCCTCCTTCCGTCTGCCCCTCCAAGTCACCCACGCAGATGGCGGCCTCCGGTGATGTGGAGGATCGGCTGTTGTCTGCGGTGAAGGCCTCGGCAGCGCTAGGCGACCCGCCGCTTCTCCAGGCGGCCGAGGCCGCGCGCTGCGCCTCCGACGGAGGCGGCCTGGCCGCGGCGCTGGTGGCGAATCTCTGCTTCGCACACAACACGGGAGCCATGTGGAAGCTGCTGGACGAGGCCATGGCCTCCCGCCTCGTCTCGCCACTCCACACGCTCGCCCTCCTCACCCCAAGGTCCCAACCGATTCGAGCTTCctttgttcctctctctctctctctctctctctctctctctctctctctctcttctcatttgGCTTGATCGGGGCTGTGTGGGGATTATTACCCGTGCTGCAGGGTGGTGCCCAACAGGCGGGCGCAGCCGGAAGCGTACCGGCTCTACCTGGAGCTGCTCCGGCGGTATGCGGTGGTGGTGCCCGTCTACTCAGAGTCGGAGCGCGTTAAGACCAGCAAGGCCATGTAAGCTTCGCTTTTACTCATCTTCGGGACTGTTCTGTGATACACGCAATTTGTTTCACGTTGGGTTGGTATACGTACATACTCTCTGATACAATTACACACTCGCACACAAGCAATTCTGTGTTAGGGAATAAGGCAAGGCGAGCGCGGTCAGTGTGCGTGTGTACGCGAGTTGGTCGAGCCGGGCGCCGCTCGGTGGTCGCGTCGGGTCCGTGGTGGGTATTCGTATGTGATGCAAGGGTATGCGTGTGTGCTGCAAGGCTATGCTTCTGAGTATGCACTCGACTTGTCGGACTAGGGCTAGTCTGTTGGCGAACATGGAGGGCTGGACGAGTTGGTCGGTTGCAGGCTCGCCACGACCTGGACGTGTGCGAGCGCGTCATGGGTATGATCAGAGCGGGCCGAATCGAGCGCTCGAGTGGATAGAGACGTGGGGTGCGTGCGCTCCCTCCCATGTGCGTTGTAACAGAGTGTGGCCGGAGTTTGTGCTCGCGAGAAAGAAATTGCCATATGCTCCCAGTAGGGGGGCCATGCTCCCTGTAGGCTACAACGTAGCTACGCCCCTACTTGTCGCCatcaaattttattttattttttgcggtGACTTGCAGGCACCTTCGTAATGCTCGGCAGGCAGCACAGAGGATCCtcaggctagccatagtgggagtaacttaagtagtaacttaacacatcccaagacaattttgcttatgtggcaactatttaatgaggaaagaggtgcttgtggtaacataatatattactgtaacatagcgcttttcgagacaaaatgagtctatgagctaataaatgaagcaatctatgatactagtactatgttactttgcactatggagatagtaacttagactagtgtcatatgcatgacactagtctaagttactccccactattaCCAGCCTCATGACGCGCGTAAACCTCCGCCACACAATAACCAACCTAGTCCTTGGAAATTCGTGGGAGCAATTAATGAATTGTGCTACTATTCCAAACTGAGccatctccttatttttttttcttttctcttcgcGGGATGAGCCATCTCCTTGTTGGTGAGAGGAGCTGAGGAATACcgtggtactccctccattcatacCATGTCCTTTTAGGAGGGCACGTGTACCATTCAAACCAACGAGCAGAAGCACAGACCCAAGAGCAAACTCATCCCGAACAAAGACACAagaccctggaaaaagaaaacttacTCCAATTCTGTCGTCGTGTACTTCCGACGACGGCGAGACAACACGACAAACAAAGCAACGTCGACTCGACTGGACCAAATTGCAATATGCCAAGATACGCCGTAGTGCAAGCTGGCCACTTACGAGGGCCGGGCGTG
The sequence above is drawn from the Triticum aestivum cultivar Chinese Spring chromosome 7A, IWGSC CS RefSeq v2.1, whole genome shotgun sequence genome and encodes:
- the LOC123152537 gene encoding mediator of RNA polymerase II transcription subunit 33B-like, encoding MAASGDVEDRLLSAVKASAALGDPPLLQAAEAARCASDGGGLAAALVANLCFAHNTGAMWKLLDEAMASRLVSPLHTLALLTPRVVPNRRAQPEAYRLYLELLRRYAVVVPVYSESERVKTSKAM